The following are encoded together in the Thalassolituus oleivorans MIL-1 genome:
- a CDS encoding type VI secretion system contractile sheath domain-containing protein, which translates to MSRATLNTGGISFSSAAEQSQPTLVRHRPCHILVLADFSGRDHRNENDADCLSKRKIYEVTRDNFDDVFTTMNVTLDLPVSARPIKFQEMDDLHPDYIYERVDLFSQFRDLKRDLLSSDRFAAAASEIQGWFAQPLAEESVSETSTQSSDVLELLLNSRRAQTEVKSDVQGSVKDLIQQIVAPYVIPSPDPRQAELMNAVDQGASHLLREILHSKAFQEIESSWRGLYWLLKQLDTDGSVRLFIADISLQEIITDNEANPESITQLHKLLLDDRLEEGSVPFSVVMADYQLQDEVSHCEALANLASAAADSHAVLLSGASERIAGCPSLVKVPDPEHWYLHREVESDFTLMWQAIREQDYSQHALLTCPRFMLRMPYGEKTSSVEALAFEELPQDGQHDYYLWGNGAWLITAQLGNYFSGGGWSEEATYSSKITQLPLHVYKEHGESRVKPCAEINMLDRVASALRDKGLMPIRSVRDQDSVVIPTLESMSSESSELLGPWSEVR; encoded by the coding sequence ATGAGCAGGGCAACCCTGAACACCGGCGGTATCTCGTTTTCTTCTGCTGCTGAGCAAAGCCAACCCACATTAGTGCGCCATCGTCCTTGTCATATCCTTGTGTTGGCAGATTTTAGTGGCCGTGATCATCGCAATGAAAACGACGCCGATTGCCTTTCTAAGCGTAAAATCTATGAAGTAACACGTGATAATTTCGATGATGTGTTCACCACTATGAATGTTACTTTGGATCTGCCCGTTAGCGCGCGGCCGATTAAGTTTCAAGAAATGGATGACCTGCATCCCGACTATATCTACGAACGTGTTGATCTATTTAGCCAGTTTCGCGACTTAAAGCGTGATTTGTTGAGCAGTGATCGTTTCGCCGCTGCCGCAAGTGAAATACAAGGTTGGTTTGCTCAGCCTTTAGCTGAAGAGAGTGTATCTGAGACGTCTACGCAAAGTAGCGATGTGCTTGAACTGTTGTTGAATTCTCGCCGCGCGCAAACCGAAGTAAAGTCAGATGTACAAGGTTCGGTCAAAGATTTAATACAGCAAATCGTCGCCCCGTATGTAATTCCTAGCCCAGACCCTCGTCAGGCAGAATTAATGAATGCCGTTGATCAGGGCGCTAGCCATTTGCTACGAGAAATCCTACACAGCAAAGCATTTCAAGAGATTGAATCGTCGTGGCGCGGTTTGTATTGGCTGTTAAAACAATTAGATACCGACGGTAGCGTGCGTCTGTTTATTGCCGACATCAGCTTGCAAGAAATAATCACAGATAACGAAGCCAATCCAGAATCGATCACGCAGCTGCATAAGTTATTACTTGATGATCGTTTAGAAGAAGGCTCTGTGCCTTTTAGTGTGGTGATGGCCGACTATCAATTGCAAGACGAGGTTAGTCACTGTGAAGCACTCGCTAACTTGGCCAGCGCCGCTGCTGACTCTCATGCAGTATTGCTGAGCGGGGCTTCAGAACGCATCGCCGGTTGCCCAAGCCTAGTTAAAGTACCCGATCCCGAGCATTGGTATCTTCATCGTGAAGTTGAGAGCGATTTTACTTTGATGTGGCAAGCGATCAGAGAACAAGATTACAGCCAACATGCCTTGCTTACGTGTCCGCGTTTTATGCTGCGCATGCCGTACGGCGAGAAGACCAGTTCAGTAGAAGCCCTCGCCTTTGAAGAACTACCGCAAGATGGTCAGCATGACTATTACTTATGGGGGAATGGCGCTTGGTTAATTACCGCACAATTAGGTAATTATTTTAGCGGTGGCGGCTGGTCAGAAGAAGCGACCTACAGCAGCAAAATCACTCAATTGCCTTTGCACGTTTATAAAGAACATGGCGAAAGCCGAGTAAAACCCTGCGCCGAAATCAACATGCTCGATCGCGTTGCATCCGCCTTGCGCGATAAAGGGCTTATGCCCATTCGCTCCGTGCGCGATCAAGATAGCGTCGTGATTCCGACACTAGAGTCGATGAGTAGTGAATCGAGCGAATTGCTCGGGCCGTGGAGTGAAGTGCGGTAG
- the fghA gene encoding S-formylglutathione hydrolase encodes MTLELVTQNKVAGGWHKQYTHVAKTLGGCNMRFAIYLPPQASSSHPVPVVYWLSGLTCTDENFMQKAGALKTAAELGIAIVAPDTSPRGEGVPDDENGSYDFGLGAGFYLNATQAPWNQHYHMYDYIVDELPALIEATFPVSSQRAIAGHSMGGHGALTIAFKNAERYSSVSAFSPICNPMNCPWGQKAFSNYLGNDRKTWEAYDASLLLAKAESVVPVLVDQGEADQFLAEQLKPETLEAAAKRGGHTLTLNRHEGYDHSYYFISSFIDEHLRFHAQFFKGL; translated from the coding sequence ATGACACTCGAATTAGTAACCCAAAATAAAGTCGCAGGTGGCTGGCATAAACAATATACGCACGTTGCAAAAACCCTTGGTGGCTGCAACATGCGTTTTGCGATTTATTTACCGCCGCAGGCGAGTAGCAGTCATCCAGTCCCCGTTGTGTACTGGTTGTCTGGCTTAACTTGTACTGATGAAAACTTTATGCAAAAAGCCGGAGCCTTGAAGACGGCAGCTGAGTTGGGTATTGCCATTGTCGCGCCGGACACCAGTCCGCGTGGCGAGGGTGTGCCTGATGATGAAAATGGCAGCTATGACTTTGGCCTAGGAGCGGGTTTTTATTTGAACGCGACCCAAGCGCCGTGGAATCAGCATTATCACATGTACGACTATATTGTGGATGAGTTGCCAGCATTAATTGAGGCAACTTTTCCTGTGTCGTCTCAGCGTGCTATTGCCGGTCATTCGATGGGTGGGCACGGTGCGCTGACAATCGCCTTCAAGAATGCTGAACGCTATTCCTCGGTCTCGGCTTTTAGCCCAATTTGCAATCCAATGAATTGTCCATGGGGACAAAAAGCCTTTAGCAATTACCTCGGCAATGACCGCAAAACATGGGAAGCCTATGATGCATCCCTATTGCTTGCCAAAGCCGAATCCGTAGTGCCAGTGTTAGTCGATCAAGGCGAAGCGGATCAATTTCTAGCCGAACAGCTAAAACCTGAAACATTAGAAGCAGCTGCTAAGCGAGGCGGCCATACGCTGACCCTGAATCGCCATGAAGGCTATGATCACAGCTACTATTTTATTAGCAGCTTTATTGATGAGCATTTACGCTTTCATGCGCAGTTTTTTAAAGGGCTGTAA
- a CDS encoding S-(hydroxymethyl)glutathione dehydrogenase/class III alcohol dehydrogenase, whose translation MIKSRAAIAWGPNQPLSIEEVDVMPPQKGEVRVRIVATGVCHTDAFTLSGEDPEGIFPTILGHEGGGIVESIGEGVTSVAVGDHVIPLYTPECGECKFCLSGKTNLCQKIRATQGKGLMPDGTTRFSINGEPIYHYMGCSTFSEYTVLPEISLAKVNPTAPLEEVCLLGCGVTTGMGAVMNTAKVKEGDTVAIFGLGGIGLSAVIGAAMAKASRIIAIDINESKFELAKQLGATDCINPKNYDKPIQDVIVELTDGGVDFSFECIGNVNVMRSALECCHKGWGESVIIGVAGAGQEISTRPFQLVTGRVWRGTAFGGVKGRSELPDYVERYLAGEFKLSDFITHTMSLDKINEAFDLMHEGKSIRSVIHY comes from the coding sequence ATCATCAAATCTCGCGCTGCGATTGCTTGGGGGCCTAATCAGCCGCTTTCTATTGAAGAAGTGGATGTTATGCCGCCGCAGAAGGGCGAAGTGCGTGTGCGTATTGTGGCGACTGGCGTATGTCATACCGATGCTTTCACACTGTCAGGTGAAGATCCTGAAGGTATCTTTCCAACGATTTTGGGCCATGAAGGCGGCGGTATTGTTGAGTCTATTGGTGAGGGCGTGACCAGTGTTGCCGTCGGCGATCATGTGATTCCGCTGTACACCCCAGAATGCGGCGAGTGTAAGTTTTGCTTATCGGGTAAAACCAATCTGTGCCAAAAAATCCGTGCGACTCAAGGTAAAGGCTTAATGCCCGATGGCACCACGCGTTTTTCCATTAATGGTGAGCCAATTTATCACTACATGGGCTGCTCGACTTTTTCTGAATACACCGTACTGCCAGAAATTTCATTGGCGAAAGTGAATCCAACGGCACCGCTTGAAGAAGTGTGTTTGCTTGGCTGTGGTGTCACCACGGGTATGGGTGCGGTCATGAATACGGCGAAAGTGAAAGAAGGCGATACCGTTGCCATCTTCGGTTTAGGCGGTATTGGTTTATCGGCTGTGATCGGTGCGGCGATGGCCAAAGCGTCGCGCATTATCGCCATCGACATTAACGAAAGTAAGTTTGAGCTGGCGAAGCAGCTCGGTGCTACTGACTGCATTAATCCGAAAAATTACGATAAGCCAATTCAAGATGTGATTGTGGAATTAACCGATGGCGGTGTGGATTTCTCATTTGAATGTATCGGCAACGTTAATGTGATGCGTTCGGCATTGGAATGCTGCCACAAAGGTTGGGGCGAGTCGGTGATTATTGGTGTTGCCGGTGCTGGTCAAGAAATCTCGACACGTCCATTTCAATTGGTTACCGGTCGAGTCTGGCGCGGCACGGCATTTGGTGGTGTTAAAGGCCGCAGCGAATTGCCGGATTACGTCGAACGTTATTTAGCCGGTGAATTTAAATTAAGCGATTTTATTACTCATACTATGTCGTTGGATAAAATCAACGAAGCTTTCGATTTAATGCATGAAGGCAAAAGTATCCGCAGCGTTATTCACTATTAA
- a CDS encoding LysR substrate-binding domain-containing protein, producing MANWQGVAEFVAVAESQSFTRAAVQLNVSTAHVSRQVRDLEQRLGSELLYRTTRRVSLTEAGQIYYQHCRPLLDGLGNAERAVGNLQTIPQGLLRITAPVTYGERHITPLINRFLQQHPKVTIHCELTNQQLDLIDSNYDLAIRLGRLENSDLIAKRLGSRQLWTCASPAYLAAHGEPHTLSELTHHQCLVGTLNHWRFNNAGQDQMLRVEGVLRCNSGEALLDAALCDLGIVQLPDYYVTTAIANGKLVSVLNSYQPENEGIWALYPPGRQHSPKVRMLIDYLVEHL from the coding sequence ATGGCAAATTGGCAAGGCGTGGCAGAGTTTGTCGCGGTGGCAGAATCGCAGAGCTTTACCCGGGCAGCGGTACAATTAAATGTTTCCACCGCACATGTCAGCCGTCAGGTACGAGATTTAGAGCAACGCCTAGGCTCTGAGCTGCTGTATCGGACGACTCGCCGAGTCAGCCTTACCGAAGCTGGGCAAATCTATTATCAGCACTGCCGGCCTCTTCTTGATGGCTTAGGCAATGCTGAGCGCGCCGTCGGCAACCTACAAACCATTCCCCAAGGCTTATTGCGCATTACTGCGCCCGTCACTTATGGTGAGCGCCACATAACGCCGCTGATTAATCGTTTTTTGCAGCAACATCCAAAAGTGACGATTCATTGCGAATTGACCAACCAACAACTCGATTTAATCGACAGTAATTACGATTTAGCGATTCGTCTTGGGCGTCTAGAAAATAGTGATTTGATCGCTAAACGACTAGGCAGCCGCCAACTATGGACCTGCGCCTCACCTGCGTATTTAGCCGCCCACGGTGAGCCGCATACCTTGTCGGAGTTGACCCATCATCAATGCTTAGTTGGCACCCTCAACCATTGGCGTTTTAATAATGCTGGGCAAGACCAAATGCTGCGTGTTGAAGGTGTATTACGGTGCAACAGTGGAGAGGCATTATTGGATGCCGCCCTATGTGATTTAGGCATAGTACAATTACCGGATTACTACGTGACCACCGCCATCGCCAACGGCAAGCTGGTTTCAGTTCTCAACAGTTATCAACCGGAAAACGAAGGGATATGGGCACTCTACCCACCCGGTCGCCAACATTCTCCCAAAGTGCGCATGTTGATCGACTATCTTGTAGAACATCTTTAA
- a CDS encoding carbon-nitrogen hydrolase family protein translates to MSSEKTRLEICNLTADQYPLIKELMDEAYPELGGAWPEHTISLLIEKFPEGQIGVIDGDELVGLALSVQVDYARYSNPHTYEDIVDSNDVVSNNTEGDTMYGLDVVIKKSHRGMRIGRRLYDARKELCRQYNFRGMLAGGRIPSYHTYRHEMTPTEFIEKVDRKEIYDPILSFQLANDFQVKRLLKKYLPEDEESVGFATLLEWNNIFYEPTDTVLESRKTTVRVGAVQWQMRSVNSLDELLKQVEYFVDTVSDYQSDFIVFPEFFNAPLMGLGTQTTQTEAIRFLAGFTGDIRDAMSRMAVEYNANIITGSMPINENGTIYNVSYLCHRSGKVDEQRKIHITPHEKNDWVIRGGDKLSVFETDAGRVGILICYDVEFPELGRMMAEQGLEILFVPFWTDTKNAYLRVRLCAQARAIENECYVVIAGSVGNLPEVESLDVQYSQSAVLTPSDFPFPHDATLSEATSNTEMLLFSDLDMDKLRVLHNEGSVRNLKDRRKDLYDVIMKK, encoded by the coding sequence ATGTCTTCAGAAAAAACCCGATTAGAAATATGTAACTTAACCGCCGACCAGTATCCTTTAATTAAAGAACTTATGGATGAAGCATATCCAGAGCTAGGCGGCGCTTGGCCGGAACACACGATATCCCTGTTGATTGAAAAATTTCCAGAAGGCCAAATTGGTGTAATCGACGGCGATGAGTTAGTTGGCTTAGCACTCAGCGTCCAAGTTGATTACGCACGTTACTCTAACCCGCACACCTACGAAGACATCGTCGATAGCAACGATGTGGTATCGAATAACACTGAAGGCGATACCATGTACGGCCTTGATGTAGTGATTAAAAAATCTCACCGAGGTATGCGAATTGGCCGTCGTTTATACGACGCGCGTAAAGAACTATGCCGTCAGTACAACTTCCGTGGCATGTTGGCCGGTGGTCGTATTCCTAGCTATCACACCTATCGCCATGAAATGACGCCAACTGAATTTATCGAAAAAGTTGACCGTAAAGAGATTTACGATCCCATTTTAAGCTTTCAATTAGCCAACGATTTTCAGGTAAAGCGTTTATTAAAGAAATACCTGCCAGAAGATGAAGAGTCAGTAGGTTTCGCAACGCTATTAGAATGGAACAACATTTTTTACGAGCCAACCGATACCGTATTGGAATCACGTAAAACCACCGTGCGCGTAGGTGCAGTACAATGGCAAATGCGTTCCGTTAATTCGCTCGATGAGTTGTTAAAACAGGTCGAATATTTTGTTGATACGGTTTCTGATTATCAAAGTGACTTCATTGTTTTCCCTGAGTTCTTTAATGCTCCGCTAATGGGGCTGGGCACACAAACCACTCAAACAGAAGCTATTCGATTTTTAGCCGGATTTACAGGCGACATTCGTGATGCTATGTCGCGGATGGCGGTAGAGTACAACGCCAACATTATTACTGGCTCTATGCCGATTAATGAGAATGGCACAATTTACAACGTTTCTTATCTGTGTCATCGCAGCGGTAAAGTGGATGAGCAGCGTAAAATTCATATCACCCCGCACGAAAAAAATGACTGGGTCATTCGCGGTGGCGATAAACTGTCAGTTTTTGAAACCGATGCCGGTCGTGTTGGTATTTTGATTTGTTATGATGTCGAGTTTCCTGAACTTGGTCGCATGATGGCTGAGCAAGGTTTAGAAATTCTATTTGTGCCTTTCTGGACCGATACCAAAAATGCGTATTTACGAGTGCGTTTATGCGCTCAAGCACGAGCGATTGAAAACGAATGCTATGTCGTTATTGCCGGTAGTGTAGGCAATTTACCTGAGGTTGAAAGCTTAGATGTGCAGTACAGTCAATCGGCGGTATTAACGCCTTCCGACTTCCCATTCCCACACGATGCAACCCTATCAGAGGCTACATCAAATACCGAGATGCTATTATTCTCGGATTTAGATATGGATAAATTACGGGTACTGCATAACGAAGGCTCTGTGCGTAATCTAAAAGATCGCCGCAAAGATCTTTATGACGTTATCATGAAGAAATAA
- a CDS encoding acyl-CoA thioesterase, with amino-acid sequence MLDLYDYPVVVELPVVWGEMDAFQHVNNAVYFRYFESARVKYFDSINILDYMNNYAQGPILAQTNAKFLAPLKYPDTISVGIKGVRLESGRILQEYAVWSHETSRLVAKGDSLLVFFDYKAGRPCDIPEGLVKSILKLEPHLAEPTKETAKV; translated from the coding sequence ATGTTGGATTTATATGATTATCCAGTTGTTGTAGAACTACCTGTAGTATGGGGGGAAATGGATGCCTTTCAGCATGTTAATAATGCGGTGTATTTTCGCTATTTTGAAAGTGCGCGCGTGAAATATTTCGATAGCATTAATATTCTTGATTATATGAATAATTATGCTCAAGGTCCGATTTTGGCACAAACAAATGCCAAGTTTTTAGCACCATTAAAATATCCAGACACTATCAGTGTAGGTATTAAAGGCGTGCGATTGGAGTCTGGGCGTATTCTGCAAGAGTATGCGGTATGGAGCCATGAAACTTCTCGTTTAGTCGCTAAGGGTGATAGCCTATTGGTGTTTTTCGACTATAAAGCGGGACGTCCGTGTGATATTCCAGAAGGTTTAGTAAAAAGCATTTTGAAGTTAGAGCCACACTTAGCTGAACCTACAAAAGAAACAGCTAAGGTGTGA
- a CDS encoding adenylosuccinate synthase: MGKCVVVLGTQWGDEGKGKIVDLLTEKAAAVVRFQGGHNAGHTLVIDGVKTALHLIPSGILRDGVTCVIGNGVVLAPDALLKEVRALEERGVPVMERLRISHACPLILPYHCALDQAREIKRGNDKIGTTGRGIGPAYEDKVSRRGLRVGDLYQPEFADKLKEVMEYHNFSLKHYYGVEEVSYEETLASCIDWAAQIKDIVVDAVDLVHSVRESGGDIMFEGAQGTLLDIDHGTYPFVTSSNTTAGGVATGSGVGPLYLDQILGITKAYTTRVGSGPFPTELFDSVGIHLATVGKEKGTTTGRDRRCGWFDAMLVKHAIRVNSINTICLTKLDVLDGLETIKVCVGYQDENGNALKVPASADQFCKLTPVYKELPGWTESTFGAKTIEELPENARSYIRFIEEAIGAPIDIISTGPDRVETIVLRHSFDL; this comes from the coding sequence ATGGGTAAATGCGTTGTAGTTTTGGGCACCCAATGGGGTGACGAAGGTAAAGGTAAAATAGTTGACCTGCTAACTGAAAAAGCAGCCGCTGTTGTACGCTTTCAAGGTGGTCACAATGCTGGCCACACGCTGGTGATTGACGGTGTTAAAACCGCTCTTCACTTGATTCCTTCTGGTATTTTGCGTGATGGCGTTACGTGCGTTATCGGTAATGGTGTGGTTTTGGCTCCGGACGCTTTGTTAAAAGAAGTCCGTGCGTTGGAAGAGCGTGGCGTACCCGTAATGGAACGTTTGCGTATCTCTCATGCTTGTCCGCTGATTTTGCCGTATCACTGCGCACTAGATCAGGCGCGTGAAATTAAGCGTGGCAACGATAAAATCGGTACTACGGGTCGTGGTATTGGCCCTGCGTACGAAGATAAAGTTAGCCGTCGCGGTTTGCGTGTTGGCGACCTGTATCAGCCTGAATTTGCCGACAAGCTAAAAGAAGTGATGGAATATCATAACTTCTCGCTGAAGCATTATTACGGTGTGGAAGAAGTGAGCTATGAAGAAACCTTAGCGTCATGCATCGACTGGGCTGCACAGATCAAAGACATCGTTGTTGATGCCGTTGATTTGGTACACAGTGTGCGTGAAAGCGGTGGTGATATCATGTTTGAAGGTGCTCAAGGTACGCTGCTTGATATCGACCATGGTACTTATCCATTTGTTACCTCTTCAAACACTACCGCAGGCGGTGTGGCGACAGGTTCAGGTGTGGGTCCTTTGTATTTGGATCAGATCTTAGGTATCACTAAGGCATACACGACTCGTGTCGGTTCTGGCCCTTTCCCAACGGAATTGTTCGATTCAGTCGGTATTCACTTGGCGACTGTTGGTAAAGAAAAAGGCACTACGACTGGTCGTGATCGTCGTTGTGGTTGGTTCGATGCCATGTTGGTTAAGCACGCTATCCGTGTGAACTCAATCAACACCATATGTCTGACTAAGCTCGATGTACTGGATGGTTTAGAAACCATCAAAGTATGTGTTGGCTATCAAGACGAAAATGGCAATGCATTAAAAGTACCGGCCAGTGCAGATCAGTTCTGTAAGCTGACGCCTGTGTACAAAGAGTTACCAGGTTGGACGGAATCTACCTTCGGTGCGAAAACCATCGAAGAGCTACCAGAAAACGCGCGCAGCTATATCCGTTTTATTGAAGAAGCAATTGGTGCTCCAATTGATATCATTTCTACCGGTCCTGATCGTGTAGAAACCATTGTATTGCGTCACAGCTTTGATCTGTAA
- a CDS encoding ATP phosphoribosyltransferase regulatory subunit — MTSADRWLLPDGIDEVLPPQARQIEHLRRHLLDFLDNCGYDLVIPPALEYLDSLLTGTGKDLDLRTFKVTDQLSGRLMGLSADTTPQVARIDAHSYAQDGISRFSYCRTVFHAKSSSLLASRTPTQIGAELYGEAGLDADVEIISLMLAMLEQAGMQQVHLDLGNVGVFRALARQAGINADQQTELFALLKLKCATDLAVWAERELSDASMVEAFTLLATLQGGHEAMRAQFARMAELVPGAADELEHVMKVAEHVAKRFPNTSMMCDLTELRGYDYHTGLVFAAYVPGYGDAIAQGGRYDETGAVFGRARAATGFSADLKVLARLGDVKTDRKQTVVAPSSDDPALWQAIQQLRSQGMRVLVQLNHDAVPADSRLDYLDGQWQLVEA; from the coding sequence ATGACAAGCGCTGACCGTTGGCTACTGCCGGATGGTATTGATGAAGTACTGCCGCCCCAAGCACGGCAAATAGAGCACTTACGTCGTCACTTGCTCGACTTTCTGGATAACTGTGGTTACGACCTTGTTATTCCACCAGCTTTGGAATATCTCGACTCCTTGCTTACCGGCACGGGGAAAGATCTTGATTTGCGTACCTTCAAAGTCACCGATCAGCTGTCGGGTCGTTTGATGGGGTTGAGCGCCGATACAACACCGCAAGTTGCACGTATTGATGCGCACAGCTATGCCCAAGATGGCATCAGCCGTTTTAGTTATTGCCGCACCGTGTTTCATGCGAAATCCAGCTCACTGCTAGCCAGCCGCACGCCAACGCAAATTGGTGCCGAGCTTTATGGTGAAGCGGGTTTAGATGCGGATGTTGAAATTATTAGCTTGATGTTGGCCATGCTAGAGCAAGCCGGCATGCAGCAAGTGCATTTAGATTTAGGAAATGTTGGTGTCTTCCGTGCTTTGGCGCGTCAAGCGGGCATCAACGCTGATCAGCAAACGGAATTGTTTGCCCTATTGAAGCTTAAGTGTGCCACCGACCTAGCGGTTTGGGCTGAGCGCGAACTGAGCGATGCAAGTATGGTCGAAGCGTTTACGCTATTGGCGACCTTGCAGGGCGGCCATGAAGCAATGCGTGCACAATTTGCGCGTATGGCGGAGTTGGTTCCAGGCGCAGCAGACGAGTTAGAGCACGTAATGAAAGTAGCGGAGCACGTTGCCAAGCGTTTTCCGAATACTTCAATGATGTGCGATCTAACCGAACTCCGCGGCTATGATTATCACACCGGTTTGGTGTTTGCGGCCTATGTACCGGGATATGGCGATGCTATTGCCCAAGGTGGTCGTTACGATGAAACAGGTGCTGTATTTGGCCGCGCTCGTGCAGCGACCGGCTTCAGTGCTGATTTGAAAGTACTCGCCCGTCTTGGCGATGTTAAGACCGACCGCAAGCAAACCGTGGTCGCGCCTAGTTCCGATGATCCGGCACTATGGCAAGCAATCCAGCAACTGCGCAGCCAAGGCATGCGCGTTCTGGTGCAATTGAATCACGATGCGGTTCCGGCGGATTCGCGTCTGGACTACTTGGATGGCCAGTGGCAGCTGGTCGAAGCTTAA
- a CDS encoding DUF2065 domain-containing protein, with protein sequence MVESRNRAWCPVFLCDHLLKGHSLQSDFWHVLALAICLVFIIEGIVPFLYPARWRRLVQQLAATDDRTMRMTGLFSMLLGLGLLYLINV encoded by the coding sequence TTGGTAGAATCCCGTAACCGGGCCTGGTGCCCGGTTTTTTTGTGCGATCATTTATTGAAAGGCCATTCGTTGCAATCGGATTTTTGGCATGTTCTGGCGCTCGCTATCTGTCTCGTTTTTATCATCGAGGGCATAGTGCCATTTTTGTATCCCGCGCGTTGGCGTCGGTTGGTACAACAATTGGCGGCGACGGATGATCGTACAATGCGTATGACTGGGCTGTTCAGCATGTTGCTGGGACTCGGTCTTCTCTACCTGATCAATGTATAA
- the hflC gene encoding protease modulator HflC, translating into MSPKSTIFLILIAVAGLIASQSIYVINETERAIKLTFGEVVQADIEPGLHFKTPFIDVVKRFDARVLALDTNPSRFLTSDKKYVIVDSFAKWRIKDVNAYYKAASGNRMQAENLLANLASKGLRDEIAARTLREVVSGERDELMTKLTTALNIETQKELGMEVLDVRVKAIDLPEDLSNSVYNRMSAERGREAREHRSQGKELAEGIQADADRQKTVLEAEAYRDAERTRGEGDAEAARVYASAYNRDPEFYAFTRSLKAYQETFRENDVILMKPDSDFFRYFKDSKGK; encoded by the coding sequence ATGTCTCCGAAATCTACCATCTTTTTGATATTGATCGCGGTTGCTGGATTGATTGCGAGTCAAAGTATTTATGTGATTAACGAAACGGAACGGGCAATTAAATTGACGTTCGGTGAGGTGGTTCAAGCGGATATTGAACCGGGTCTGCATTTTAAAACTCCGTTCATCGATGTCGTTAAGCGCTTTGATGCTCGTGTGTTGGCACTTGATACTAACCCGTCACGCTTCCTAACCTCAGATAAGAAGTACGTGATCGTGGATTCGTTCGCTAAGTGGCGCATTAAAGATGTTAATGCATACTACAAAGCGGCTTCAGGTAATCGTATGCAGGCAGAAAACTTGCTGGCCAACTTAGCAAGTAAAGGCTTACGTGATGAAATCGCAGCGCGTACTCTGCGTGAAGTGGTATCGGGTGAACGCGATGAGTTGATGACTAAATTGACCACGGCGCTCAATATTGAAACTCAAAAAGAACTAGGTATGGAAGTGCTAGACGTTCGTGTTAAAGCCATCGACTTACCGGAAGATCTGAGTAATTCAGTGTACAACCGTATGTCGGCTGAACGTGGTCGTGAAGCACGTGAGCATCGCTCGCAAGGTAAAGAACTCGCCGAAGGTATCCAAGCGGATGCTGATCGTCAAAAAACAGTTCTAGAAGCTGAAGCCTATCGTGATGCCGAGCGCACGCGTGGTGAAGGTGATGCGGAAGCCGCTCGTGTTTACGCCTCGGCTTACAATCGTGACCCTGAGTTTTATGCGTTTACGCGCAGCTTGAAGGCCTATCAAGAAACATTCCGTGAAAACGATGTGATTCTTATGAAGCCGGATAGCGACTTCTTCCGCTACTTTAAAGATTCGAAGGGCAAATAG